A window of Devosia chinhatensis genomic DNA:
CATGCCCGCGGGTCTCCCGCCGCAATCGGCCGGCATTTACGGCTATCTCGGCTATGAGATGGTCCGCTATATGGAAGTGCTGCCCAACGGCAACCCGGACGATCTCAAGACGCCCGAAGCCGTGCTGATGCGCCCCTCCCTGCTCGCCATTTTCGATACCGTCAAGGACGAGCTATATCTGACGGCGCCGGCCTATGTGCGGGCCGGCATCAGTGCCCAGCAGGCGCTCGAGGCTGCCGAAAGCCGGATCGACGACGCCATTGCCCGCCTGTCGCGCGCCTTGCCGACGACGCCCGCCTTGCCGGACCTCGAAGCCATCGAGGTCACCAGCAACACCTCGCGGGAGGATTATTTCGGCATGGTCGCCCGTGCCAAGGACTACATCACGGCCGGGGACATCTTCCAGGTCGTGCTCAGCCAGCGCTTCTCGGCAGACTTTACCCTGCCCCCCACCGCCCTCTACCGGGCGCTGCGCCGCACCAATCCCAGCCCTTATATGTATTTCCTCGATTTCGGCGACTTCGCGGTCGCCGGCTCAAGCCCGGAAATCCTGGTGCGGGTCCAGGACGGCGACGTCACCATCCGGCCCATCGCGGGCACCCGCAAGCGCGGCTCGACCCCCGCCCGGGACAAGGAACTGGCGGATGAATTGCTGTCGGACCCCAAGGAATTGTCCGAGCACCTGATGCTGCTCGATCTGGGCCGCAACGATGTCGGCCGCGTTGCCAAGACCGGTAGCGTTAAGGTTACGGACAAGTTCTTCCTCGAATATTATTCCCACGTCATGCACATCGTTTCCAACGTGGTCGGCGTGCTCGATCCGCAATATGATTTCGTCGACGCCCTTTCCGCCGGCTTCCCCGCCGGCACCGTCTCGGGCGCGCCCAAGGTTCGCGCCATGGAGATCATCGACGAACTCGAAACCTCGCGTCGCGGCATCTATGGCGGCTGCGTCGGCTATTTCGGCGCCGATGGCACCATGGACACCTGCATCGTCCTGCGCACCGGCATCGTCAAGGACGGCAAGCTCTATGTGCAGTCCGGCGCCGGCATCGTCGCGGACAGCCAGCCCGAGCTGGAACAGCTTGAATGCGAGAATAAGGCGCGGGCCCTGTTCAGCGCCGCCGAAGAGGCGCTACGCTATGCCGGCGAAGCGAAGGTGGGACAGTGAGCACGATCGTCGGCACACACCATGTCATCCCCGCATATGCGGGGCCCTCCGTTTTTCGATGGCGGGGTCAGCTCTGATAAAGAGGTTCCTGCAAGCGCGGGAACGACCCCATGGTTAGGAAGCAGCGCCCAAATGACCAAGACCCTCGTCATCGATAATTACGACAGTTTCACGTACAACCTCGTCCATTTCCTGGGCGAACTTGGCGCCGACATCACTGTGCGCCGTAACGACAAGATTACCCTTGAGGACATCGCCGTCATGGCGCCCGAGGCGATCGTTTTGTCCCCCGGCCCCTGCACCCCGAATGAAGCTGGCATCTGCCTTGCTGTCATTGACCGCTTCAAGAGTGAAATCCCGATGCTGGGCGTCTGCCTCGGCCATCAGGCAATGGGTCAGGCTTTGGGCGGCGACGTCATCCGCGCACCCAGCCTCTTTCACGGCAAGACCAGCAGGATCACCCACAACGGCAAAGGCATTTTCCGCGGCCTCAATGCCGGCTTCGAAGCCACGCGCTATCATTCGCTTATCGTCAAGGCCGAGACGCTGCCCGATGTCCTCGAAGTCACCGCCACCACCGACGATGGCCTCATCATGGGCATGCAGCACAAGTCCCTGCCCGTTCATGGCGTGCAGTTTCACCCCGAGAGCATCGCCTCCGAAAACGGCCATGCCCTGCTGCAGAACTTTCTCAACATCGCCCGCGACTTCAACAGCAGGAAGGCGGCGTAATGGACATCAAGTCGGCTCTGAACAAGATCGCGTCTCGCCGGGATCTGACCGGTGAGGAAATGCGCGGCGTCATGCGGCTGATCATGGCCGGGGAAGCCACGCCCAGCCAGATCGGCGCATTTCTCATGGGCATGCGCGTCAAGGGGGAAACCGTGGTGGAGATCGCCGCCGCGGTGTCCATCATGCGCGAACAGATGATCCCCGTTGCCGCCCCCGAAAATGCCATCGACATCGTCGGCACGGGCGGTGACGGCGCCGGAACGCTCAACATTTCCACCGCCAGCGCCATCGTCGTCTCCGCCGCCGGCATCCCGGTTGCCAAGCATGGTAATCGCGCTTTGTCGTCAAAGTCCGGCTCCGCCGAAGCCCTGCAGGCCCTTGGGGTAAAGCTCGATCTCAGCCCCGACGCCATTGCCCGCTGCGTCAGCGATGCCGGCATCGGCTTCATGTTCGCGCCCAATCATCACCCGGCCATGCGCCATGTCGGCCCGACTCGCGTCGACATGGGCACGCGCACCCTCTTCAATCTCTTGGGCCCCCAATCCAATCCGGCTGGCGTCCGCCGCTATGTCCTGGGTGTCTATGCCGAGGAATGGGTCGAGCCGGTCGCCGCTGCCCTTCTCGCCAACCGTGCCATCAAGGCCTGGGTCGTTCATGGCAGCGATGGCCTCGACGAGATCACCACCACCGGCCCGACCCATGTCGCCCAGATCGAGGGCGGCAGCCTCACCACGTTCGAGATCACGCCCGAGCAGTTCGGCATCCAGCGGGTCACGCTAGACGACTTGCGCGGGGGCGATCCGGCCGACAACGCAGCCGCGCTCACTCGGCTTCTCGATGGCGCGCCCGGCCCCTATCGGGACATTGTTCTGATGAACAGCGCCGCAGCCCTTTTCGTCGCCGACAAGGTGCCTGATCTTGCACAAGGGATCACAATGGCCGCCGAGGCCATCGACAGCGGCAAGGCCAAATCAACTCTCGCCCGCCTCGTGGCGGTATCGAACGGACGAGCGGAATGACCGACTTTCTCAAGCAGATCGAAGCTTATAAGCGCGCGGAAATCGCCGCCGCCAAATCCATGCGACCTTGGGCCGAAGTGGTTGCCGAGGCCCATGACCAGCCGCCTCCGCGCGGCTTTCTCAAGGCCCTCAAGGACAAGCGGACCAGGGGCGAATACGCGCTCATCGCCGAGGTGAAGAAGGCCAGCCCCTCCAAAGGACTGATCCGCGCCGATTTCAATCCGGCCCAGATCGCCCGCGACTACGAAACGGCTGGTGCGGCCTGCCTTTCCGTGCTCACCGATCGCCCCAGCTTCCAGGGCTCGCCGAGCTACCTGATCGAGGCCCGCGCCGCCACCAACCTGCCGGTGCTGCGCAAGGATTTCCTGTTCGAAACCTATCAAGTCGCCGAGGCCCGCTCCTGGGGCGCGGACTGCATCCTGATCATCCTCGCCGCCATTGGCGACGACGTGGCCCGCTACCTCATCGACGCCGCCAATGAATGGGGCATGGATGCGCTGGTGGAAGTCCATGACCGCATCGAACTGGACCGTGCCTTGGCGCTCGAATCGAGGTTCATCGGCATCAATAACCGCAATCTGCGCACCTTCGAGACCACGCTGGAAACCACTATCACCCTGGCGGCCGGCATCCCCGACGGCGTCACGCTGGTCAGCGAAAGCGGCATCGTCAACCACGAACATCTGCGCATGCTCGACGACCGCTGCGGCGTCGCCACGTTCCTTGTCGGCGAAAGCCTGATGCGACAGGAGGATGTCATTGCCGCCACGCGCACCCTGCTCAAGGGCGCTCCCGAAACGGTCAGCCCATGACTTCCCCGCGCCTCACCCATCTCAATGACAAGGGCGAGGCCCACATCGTCGATATCGGTGACAAGGCGGTTACGCGTCGCCGGGCTGTCGCGCAGGCACGCCTGTCCGGCCAGGCCGAGACCATCGCCACGATTCTCGAAGGCGGGCTCAAGAAGGGCGATGCGCTGGCCACGGCCCGCATTGCCGGGATCATGGCTGCCAAGAAGACCGCAGATCTCATTCCCCTGTGCCACCCCATCCCGCTGACCCATGTCAGCGTGGACATAAAAGCCGATGGCGAAGCCTCATTACTGATCCTCGCCAGCGCCGAAACCACCGGCCAAACAGGTGTGGAAATGGAAGCCTTGCTGGCCGCGTCCACCGCCGCGCTCACCCTTTACGACATGGCCAAGGCCATCGATCGCGCCATGGTCGTGTCCGATCTTTGCCTGGTCGAAAAGTCGGGCGGCAAGTCCGGCGATTTCGTGCGCACGTCATGAGCCTCCTGCCCGTCGAAGACGCCCTCAGGGCCATTCTCGCCCATGTGCCCGAAATCGTGGCCGAAGAGGTCCCTCTGTCTTCCGCGGAGGGTCGCGTCCTGGCCCAGCCGCTCCTCGCACGCCATGACCAGCCGCCCTTCGATGCCAGCGCCATGGACGGCTATGCCATGCGCGCCGCCGATGTCGCGGAAGGCGCACGCCTGAGGATCGTCGGGATGTCTCAGGCCGGCGCCGCGTTCGCCGGAAGCATTGCTCCAGGGGAAGCGGTTCGCATCTTCACTGGCGCGCCCGTGCCCGCCGGCGCCGATACCGTCATCATGCAGGAACAGGCCGTGCGCGAGGGCGATTTTGTCCGGTTCACTGCCCCTGCCCGCCTTGGCCACAGCATCCGCCCGCGCGGCAATGATTTCACCAATGGCCAGAGCCTCATCGACATCGGCACGCGCCTGACGCCCATGCGCATCGCGGTGGCCGCTGCCGCAAATGCCGCGACGCTCGCCGTCTCCCGCCGCCCGCGGATCGGCCTCCTGGCCACCGGCGACGAACTGGTTCTGCCCGGCACGCCCCTTGGCCAGGATCAGATCGTGGCGTCCAACAGCTTCGGCCTCGGCGCCATGCTCGCCCCCTATGCCGAAGCGATGACCGACCACGGCATCGTCGAGGACCAAGCTAACGCTCTTCGCGACAGGCTGGAGCACGCCTTTGCCGCCGCCCCCGACATTCTGATAACCACCGGGGGCGCATCGGTCGGCGAACACGATCTGGTGCAGGATGCCTTGAAAGATATGGGCGTCACCCTCGACTTCTGGCGCATTAACATGCGACCCGGAAAGCCGCTGATGTTCGGAACGCGCGGCAAGACGCTCGTCTTCGGCCTGCCCGGAAATCCGGTGTCGGCCATGGTGACGGCGTTGGTCTTCATCAAGCCGACCCTGCGCGCCTGGCTGGGTCTCGATGAGCCCGAGCATTGGCGTCTTCCGCTGGCGGCCGATACGCCGCCAAATGCCGCCCGTCGCCATTTCATGCGCGCAAGCCTGGTCCACTTGCCGGAAGGACCGCACCTCCTGCCGATTGCCCAGACCGACAGCGGCCACACCTCGTCCTTGGCGGGCGCGGACATGCTGATCGTGCAACCCGAGAACGATCCCGGCCAGCGCGCGGGCACGCTCGTTGAAGCCCTGCCCATCGACGCCTTCTAGAATTCCGCACGGGTTATTGCAGAACATAAATGGAACACTTATAGTCGTTCCGTCTATGTTCCGATTCTGGGGTCGAGGGCCGATGCTGACGCGCAAACAACATGAATTGCTGATGTTCATCCACGAAAGGATGAAAGAAAGCGGCATTCCGCCCTCCTTCGATGAAATGAAGGATGCGCTTGATCTGGCGTCCAAGTCCGGCATCCATCGTTTGATCACTGCGCTGGAAGAGCGCGGGTTCATCCGCCGTCTTCCCAATCGCGCCCGCGCGCTTGAAGTCGTCAAGCTCCCCGATTCGATGAACCCGTCCCTGGGCGGTCGCAAGGCGCGCTTCGAGCCCTCCGTCATCGAGGGCAATCTGGGCAAGGTGGCGTCCCCGCCGGCCCGCTCGGGCGGTCTGTCCGATGATTATGCCCGTCCGGTTTCCATTCCCGTCATGGGGCGCATTGCCGCTGGTACGCCCATCGAGGCCATTCAGAGCCATTCCCACACCATCGCTGTGCCGCCCGAAATGCTCGGCGCAGGCGAGCATTATGCCCTTGAGGTGCGTGGTGATTCGATGATTGAAGCCGGCATTTTCGATGGCGATACCGTGCTCATCAAGAAGCAGGAACATGCATCCACCGGCGAGATCATCGTGGCGCTTGTCGATGATGAGGAAGCAACCCTCAAGCGCCTGCGCCGCAAGGGCGACACGGTGGCCCTCGAGGCGGCCAACCCCGCCTATGAAACCCGCATATTCCCGCCGGATCGGGTGAAGGTCCAGGGTCGTCTCGTGGGCCTGCTTCGCAAATACTGAGCAAATGTCTGCGCTGTCGGAAAGGCCCGCCCATGGCGGGCTTTTTGCGTTTGCGCCCGATTGTCACCAAGCCACTTATCCCCGGCACCATTCGCTGAGCCTATCCTTGCGCCATTGCTTCCTGAAGCGCGGTCATGACGAGTGGTTGGGCGGCAATGGCAGGTGATGTGGGGTCGCCCATATCGAAGCCCGTTTTTCTCCCTGCAGACCCATAAGCCGGGCTGCGGATTGCCAGGATGGTGGCTGTCTTGCCATCTCGGCGACATCTTGCGGCAACAGCGCCGGAGATGAAGTCCAGTCGATCCGGTGCGGGCAGGCATGTCGGCACGGGGCGAGAGAAGCGGAACACTGGCCTGTCGACCCGGCGAGGCGGACGTCTCACCCCTTTTGCGCACCTTTTACCCGAGGCCACGCCTCGCCGGGTTCGCTTCGAAAAAAAAGCCGGCCCCAATCATCTCGGGGCCGGCCATATGTGATGGCGCGAAGCAATCAGTGATTGTCGCGCGGAATGCCTTCATTCTGGGCGATCCGCTGATACTTGACCGCCGGACGTAGAACCGCGCCGCTGCCGAGCTGGTCGACCAGCCCGCGCTGAATCTCCTGCCAGGGTGTCTGGTGCTTGGGGAATTTGTAGCCGCCATCGGCCTCGAGAGCCGCACGGCGTGATGCAATTTCCTCATCCGAGATTAGGATATCGGCTTCGCCCTTGTTGAGGTCGATCCGCACCCGGTCGCCGGTCTTGAGGATAGCGAGGTTGCCACCCGCCGCTGCTTCCGGCGACGCATTGAGAATGGAAGGCGAACCCGATGTGCCCGACTGCCGACCGTCACCGATGCAGGCCAGCGAATGCACGCCCTTTTTGATCAGGTAATCGGGCGGCCGCATGTTGACGACTTCTGCGGCGCCCGGATACCCGATCGGGCCCGCGCCGCGCATGAACAGCAGTGTATGTTCGTCGATCTCGAGCGAGGGATCGTCGATGCGGTGGTGATAGTCCTCCGGACCGTCGAACACCACCGCCTTGCCCTCGAACATACCCGGATGAACCGGGTCCGAGAGGTAGCGCTCCCGGAACTCGGGCGAGATCACGCTGGTCTTCATGATGGCGTTGTCGAACAGATTGCCCCGCAGCACCAGGAACCCGGCCTCCGCCTTGAGCGGATTGTCGAAGTGCCGGATGACCTTGTCGTCCTCGATCACCGTGTTCCGGCAATTCTCGCCGATGGTCTTGCCGTTGACCGTGGGCGCATTCTCGTGGATCAGGCCCTGGCCCATCAGCTCGTTCACCACCGCCGGAACACCGCCGGCATGGTAATAGTCCTCGCCCAGATATTCGCCCGCCGGCTGCAGGTTCACCAACAGCGGCACCTTGAGCCCGTGGCTCTGCCATTCGTCTATATTGAGGTCGACGCCGATATGGCGGGCAATGGCATTGATATGGATCGGGGCATTGGTCGAGCCGCCGATGGCAGAGTTGACCACGATGGCGTTGAGGAAGTTCTCCTTGGTGAGGATGTCGGAGGGCTTGAGGTCCTCGTGCACCATCTCCACCGCCCGCTTGCCGGTGCGGTACGCCATCTCCTGACGGTCGCGATAGGGCGCCGGAATAGCCGCAGAACCGGGCAGCTGCATGCCCAGCGCCTCGGCCAGAGAATTCATCGTCGAAGCCGTGCCCATCGTGTTGCAATAGCCGGTCGACGGCGCGGAAGAGGCCACCAGCTCGATGAACTTGGGATAATCGATCTCGCCAGCGGCCAGGAGCTGGCGCGCCTTCCAGACGATGGTGCCCGAACCGGTCCGCTCACCCTTGTGCCAGCCGTTCAGCATCGGCCCCACGGACAGAGCGATGGCGGGGATGTTGACCGTGGCCGCGCCCATCAGCATGGCCGGGGTGGTCTTGTCGCAGCCGATGGTCAGCACGACGCCGTCAAGCGGGTAGCCATAGAGAACTTCGACCAGGCCGAGATAGGCCAGGTTGCGGTCGAGACCTGCCGTCGGGCGCTTGCCCGTTTCCTGGATCGGATGCACCGGGAACTCGATGGCAATGCCGCCGGCTTCGCGAATGCCTTCGCGCAGGCGCTCGGCCAGAACCATGTGGTGGCGATTACAGGGGCTGAGGTCCGACCCAGTCTGGGCAATGCCGATGATCGGCTTGTCCGACTGCAATTCCTCGCGCGACACGCCGTAATTCATGTAGCGCTCAAGATAAAGCGCGGTCATGTCCGGGTTGTCGGGATTGTCGAACCAGGCGCGCGATCTCAGTTTGCGGCTGCCCGCGCCGCCAGTGTCTGCACTCATCATCATCATCCTAAATCGTCCGCATCCGGACTTGGAGGCCTTGCTGGAAACCCTTCTAGCACGCCAGCCGAACATGTGAATGTCCTCCGGCGAAAAAATCATACAATTCCTTCGGGCCGATGGAAATGCTAGACATCTGCCGCAGCGATTGCTCCATCTTACTGGCCGGCAAGCCAGAACCGGCCCGCCCGGGCTAGGACGGGAGCAAATTCTTCGCGGCTGGCGACGCGGACGCAGCGCCGCTAAAGGTGCCGCATGCCGGGACCATAATTATGGGTGAGGATCGAGTTTGACGACAAGCATCGAATGGGTGGCGGTGGATTGGGGCACGTCCAATCTGCGCGCCTGGGGTCTGGGCGCTGAAGGGGACATCGTCGCTTCCGCCGGATCGGATAAGGGCATGGGCAAGCTTGCGCCTGGTCAGTTTCCGGCCGCGCTGACGGACGTCCTGGCCAATCTTCCGCTGCCTGCGGGCCCGGTGGAGGTGCTGGTCTGCGGCATGGCCGGCGCGCGCCAGGGCTGGATGGAAGCGCCTTATCTCGACGCGCCGGCCGACCTCCTGGATCTGGCTGGCCGTGCGGTGCGTCCGCCCATGGGCGACATGCCGCTCTCCGTGTCCATCCTGCCGGGCGTCTGCCAGCGCCAGGGCGGTGAAAACGTCATGCGCGGGGAAGAAACCCAGCTTCTGGGCCTCTCCGAGCTTGTCCCGGGCTATGCGGGCATCGTCTGCATGCCCGGAACACATTCGAAATGGGCGGTGCTGAACGGCACGCATATCGCCCGCTTCACCACCGCCATGACAGGCGAGATGTTCGACCTGCTCAAGACCCATTCCGTCTTGCGACATTCGCTCTCCGGTCCGCTCGACGACGCCGAGCGGGACGATGGGTTCGATAGCGGCGCCCGCGAAGGCCTCAATCATCCCGAGGACCTGCTGGGCCGCCTGTTCAAGGTCCGCGCAGGAATGCTCCTCTCCGACCGCAGCCCCCCCTGGAGCGCGGGCTATCTTTCCGGCCTGCTGATCGGAACGGAAATCGCTGCCAACCGTAACCAGTTCGGCACCGATCCGGTGCCGCTGATCGGCTCGACCGTACTCTGCAGGCTTTATGCCCGCGTCCTGGACATGGCTGGCGCCAGCGGTCGCCCGATCGACGCGACAGAGGCTGTGCTCGCCGGTCTCAGGCTCGCCCATGCCCGACTGCACCAAGGAAAATCGTCATGACTCATCGCCACATCATCGCCATCCTGCGGGGCATCACCACCGCAGAAGCGGTGCCTGTCTGTACCGCGCTGGTCGATGCCGGCATCACGCTGATCGAAGTACCGCTCAATTCTCCCAATGCTGTCGAGAGCATCAGCAAGGCTGCACAGGCGCTCGCTGACCGCGCCGAGATCGGCGCCGGCACCGTGCTCTCGCCAGAAGATGTACGAGCCGTAGCCGGCGCGGGCGGCACCTTCATCGTCTCGCCCGATACCAATCCGGCCGTAATCGCCGAAACGGTCTCGCTCGGGCTCAAGTCCTATCCCGGCGTCTTCTCCCCCACCGACGCCTTCGCCGCGATCCGCGCCGGTGCCACGGGGCTCAAGTTCTTTCCCGCCGAAATCCTGGGCGCCAAAGGCATCAAGGCCATGAAGGCGGTGCTGCCGCCTGCTCTGCCCGTCTATGCCGTGGGCGGCGCCAATCCCGACAATTTCCACGAATTCTTCGCCGTGGGTTGCACCGGCTTCGGTCTGGGCACCTACCTCTTCAAGCCGGGCATGAGTGTCGCCGAAGTCGCCGACCGGGCCGCCCTGGCCGTTGCCGCCTACGACAAGGGAGCCAATGCGTGACCGATACAGCAAAACTTCTCATCGACAGCCAGTGCGCCTTGGGCGAAGGCCCTTTCTGGCATGATGGCCGCCAGCAGATCTTCTGGTTCGACATCAACAATCGCACCCTGTTCGCCGCCGACGAGGACGGGGAAGCCAAAGGCGAGTGGCATTTCGACGAGATCGTGGCCGCAGCCGCGATCATCGACGATGAAAACCTGGCGCTTGCCGCGGAAACCGGCCTCAAGCGGCTCAACTTGACCACAGGCGCGGTCGAGCACCTCGTCGATATCGAGCGCGACGTGCCCTCCAACCGCACCAATGACAGCCGCGTCCACCCCTCCGGCGCCTATTGGATCGGCACCATGGTCAAGGATGAAGGCAGCAACAAAGGCGCGGTCTATCATTATCGCCGCGGCAGCGTCAGCAAGATCATCTCCGACGCATCCATCCCCAACGCGACCTGCTTTACCGCGGATGGCCGCACCGCCTATTGGGCCGATACCCCCACACAGAAAATCCTCACCTGCCAGACAGATCCGGAGACCGGCATGCCCCTGGGCGAATGGTCGGTCTTTGCCGATGTCGCGGACCATCGCGGTTATCCCGATGGCGCCGTGCTCGATAGCGAAGGCTATCTCTGGAACGCTCGCTGGGGCGGAAGCTGCGTCATCCGCTATGCTCCCGATGGCACGATCGACCGCATCGTCGAACTGCCGGTGAGCCAGGTCACCTGCCCGGCTTTCGGGGGTCGCGACCTCAAGCGCCTCTATATCACCACGGCCAACAAGACCATGTCGCCCGAGCAGTTGGCCAAGGAAAAGGTCGCCGGTGGCCTGTTCTACATCGACCTTGATGTCGCCGGCCTGCCCGAAGCGCGCATCCAACTCTGAGACCAACGATGAACCCCGCGATTGGCGTCTGCTACTACCCTGAACATTGGCCTGAAGACTGGTGGCAGACAGACGCCCGGCGAATGGCCGAACTCGGCATCAAGGTCGTGCGGATCGGAGAATTTGCCTGGTCGCGGCTCGAGCCACAGCCAGGCGATCTTCAGCTCGACTGGATGATCCGCGCCATGGATGTCCTGGGCCAGCACGGCCTCAAGGTCATCGTCGGCACCCCTACCGCCACTCCGCCGCGCTGGATGATCGACAAGCATCCCGATATGCTCGCCGTCGACGCCCAGGGCCGCCGTAAAGGCTTCGGCTCGCGCCGCCATTACGACTTCTCCCATCTCGGCTATCGCGAGGAAGCGGCGCGCATCACCCAGATCCTGGCGGACGCGCTCGGCAACCATGCCGCGCTGGCCGGCTGGCAGACCGACAACGAATATGGCTGCCACGGCACAACCTATTCCTATTCGCCGGCTGCCCGCGACGGCTTCCGGCTCTGGCTCCAGCAGAAATATGGCTCTATCGACGCGCTGAACCACGCCTGGGGCAATGTGTTCTGGTCGATGGAATACAACCACTTCGACCAGATCGAGCTGCCGAACCTGCTGGTCTGCGAGGCAGCCCCTGCGCATGAGCTGGATTTCCGGCGATATTCGTCCGATCAGGTCTCCGCCTTCAACAAGGTCCAGTACGACATCCTCAAGGCCGCGTGTCCCGACCTGCCGGTCATCCACAATTTCATGAGCCGCTATGCCGAGTTCGATCACTTCGACGTGGGCCAGACGCTCGATATCGCGTCCTGGGATTCCTATCCCATCGGCCACCTGGCGACGAGCAACGAACCAGACGACATCAAGCGGCTTTATCTTCGCCAGGGCGACCCGGACAACGCCGCCTTCCATCACGACCTCTACCGGTCGGTGGGTCATGGCCGCTGGTGGATCATGGAGCAGCAGCCGGGGCCGGTGAACTGGGGGCAGGCCAATCCCGATCCACTGCCGGGCATGGCGCGCCTCTGGGCGTGGGAAGCCTTCGCGCACGGTGCCGAAGTCGTCTCCTACTTCCGCTGGCGTCAGGCTCCCTTCGCGCAGGAGCAGATGCACGCCGGCCTGTTGCGGCCGGACAGCGAGCCGGCGCCCGGCTATCACGAAGCCGGCCAGGTGGCCCGCGAACTCGCCGAAACCGCGATCGGCGGCGTCGCCAATAAGGGCCGTGTCGCTCTGGTCTATGACTACCAGAGCGAATGGGCCTGGGAAATCCAGCCTCAGGCCGCCGGCTTCCGCCACGGCGATCATGTGCGCGCCCTCTATTCGGCATTCCGCAAACACGGCATCGACGTCGATGTGTTGCCCACGTCGACAGCGAGCCTGGCTGGGTATGACATTGTCGCCATCCCCGCATTGCTCGCCTGGACCGATGAGCTGCGTGCCGCAATCGGCGATTTCGAAGGCCACGTCCTGATCGGCCCCCGCACAGGCTCAAAGGACCAGAACTTCGCCATTCCGGCCCGCTTGGGACCAGACCTGCCCCAGAACCAGCTCGATGCCCGTGTCATCCGGGTAGACAGCCTGCCTGCCGGGGTCGAGGTGCCCGTCAAGGGTGGTGGCGCAGCGCGGCTCTGGCGCGAGAAGACCGAGGGTGGTGCCGAAGTCATAATGGAGGATGTCGAAGGCGTTCCCGTCTTGCTGTCCCAGGGCAAGTTGTTCTACCTCACAGCCAGCGGCGACCGGGCGCTGATCCAGCGGGTTGCAGATTACCTGATCGCCGAGGCAGATACGCCCACGCTGGCTTTGCCGGCCGG
This region includes:
- the trpE gene encoding anthranilate synthase component I — translated: MGDDFSKTFAAQYDAGKSGLVWRRVVADLETPIGTYLKLAAGRTHSFLLESVQDGTTRGRYSIIGLLPDLILKVENGAAAINRQAQSSPDAFEPVDAMPLDALRSLVAESQIDMPAGLPPQSAGIYGYLGYEMVRYMEVLPNGNPDDLKTPEAVLMRPSLLAIFDTVKDELYLTAPAYVRAGISAQQALEAAESRIDDAIARLSRALPTTPALPDLEAIEVTSNTSREDYFGMVARAKDYITAGDIFQVVLSQRFSADFTLPPTALYRALRRTNPSPYMYFLDFGDFAVAGSSPEILVRVQDGDVTIRPIAGTRKRGSTPARDKELADELLSDPKELSEHLMLLDLGRNDVGRVAKTGSVKVTDKFFLEYYSHVMHIVSNVVGVLDPQYDFVDALSAGFPAGTVSGAPKVRAMEIIDELETSRRGIYGGCVGYFGADGTMDTCIVLRTGIVKDGKLYVQSGAGIVADSQPELEQLECENKARALFSAAEEALRYAGEAKVGQ
- a CDS encoding anthranilate synthase component II codes for the protein MTKTLVIDNYDSFTYNLVHFLGELGADITVRRNDKITLEDIAVMAPEAIVLSPGPCTPNEAGICLAVIDRFKSEIPMLGVCLGHQAMGQALGGDVIRAPSLFHGKTSRITHNGKGIFRGLNAGFEATRYHSLIVKAETLPDVLEVTATTDDGLIMGMQHKSLPVHGVQFHPESIASENGHALLQNFLNIARDFNSRKAA
- the trpD gene encoding anthranilate phosphoribosyltransferase, with the translated sequence MDIKSALNKIASRRDLTGEEMRGVMRLIMAGEATPSQIGAFLMGMRVKGETVVEIAAAVSIMREQMIPVAAPENAIDIVGTGGDGAGTLNISTASAIVVSAAGIPVAKHGNRALSSKSGSAEALQALGVKLDLSPDAIARCVSDAGIGFMFAPNHHPAMRHVGPTRVDMGTRTLFNLLGPQSNPAGVRRYVLGVYAEEWVEPVAAALLANRAIKAWVVHGSDGLDEITTTGPTHVAQIEGGSLTTFEITPEQFGIQRVTLDDLRGGDPADNAAALTRLLDGAPGPYRDIVLMNSAAALFVADKVPDLAQGITMAAEAIDSGKAKSTLARLVAVSNGRAE
- the trpC gene encoding indole-3-glycerol phosphate synthase TrpC, which encodes MTDFLKQIEAYKRAEIAAAKSMRPWAEVVAEAHDQPPPRGFLKALKDKRTRGEYALIAEVKKASPSKGLIRADFNPAQIARDYETAGAACLSVLTDRPSFQGSPSYLIEARAATNLPVLRKDFLFETYQVAEARSWGADCILIILAAIGDDVARYLIDAANEWGMDALVEVHDRIELDRALALESRFIGINNRNLRTFETTLETTITLAAGIPDGVTLVSESGIVNHEHLRMLDDRCGVATFLVGESLMRQEDVIAATRTLLKGAPETVSP
- the moaC gene encoding cyclic pyranopterin monophosphate synthase MoaC — translated: MTSPRLTHLNDKGEAHIVDIGDKAVTRRRAVAQARLSGQAETIATILEGGLKKGDALATARIAGIMAAKKTADLIPLCHPIPLTHVSVDIKADGEASLLILASAETTGQTGVEMEALLAASTAALTLYDMAKAIDRAMVVSDLCLVEKSGGKSGDFVRTS
- the glp gene encoding gephyrin-like molybdotransferase Glp — encoded protein: MSLLPVEDALRAILAHVPEIVAEEVPLSSAEGRVLAQPLLARHDQPPFDASAMDGYAMRAADVAEGARLRIVGMSQAGAAFAGSIAPGEAVRIFTGAPVPAGADTVIMQEQAVREGDFVRFTAPARLGHSIRPRGNDFTNGQSLIDIGTRLTPMRIAVAAAANAATLAVSRRPRIGLLATGDELVLPGTPLGQDQIVASNSFGLGAMLAPYAEAMTDHGIVEDQANALRDRLEHAFAAAPDILITTGGASVGEHDLVQDALKDMGVTLDFWRINMRPGKPLMFGTRGKTLVFGLPGNPVSAMVTALVFIKPTLRAWLGLDEPEHWRLPLAADTPPNAARRHFMRASLVHLPEGPHLLPIAQTDSGHTSSLAGADMLIVQPENDPGQRAGTLVEALPIDAF
- the lexA gene encoding transcriptional repressor LexA; this encodes MLTRKQHELLMFIHERMKESGIPPSFDEMKDALDLASKSGIHRLITALEERGFIRRLPNRARALEVVKLPDSMNPSLGGRKARFEPSVIEGNLGKVASPPARSGGLSDDYARPVSIPVMGRIAAGTPIEAIQSHSHTIAVPPEMLGAGEHYALEVRGDSMIEAGIFDGDTVLIKKQEHASTGEIIVALVDDEEATLKRLRRKGDTVALEAANPAYETRIFPPDRVKVQGRLVGLLRKY